The sequence below is a genomic window from Lolium perenne isolate Kyuss_39 chromosome 7, Kyuss_2.0, whole genome shotgun sequence.
CTGTTCAGTAGGAAAGGGAGCAGTAAGCCCTGAACAGAAAACTGCAGTCGACTGGTTTCTACAGCATAACCTGGATAAATAAAGGGGCATTTTGGTTTCAAAAACTGTGAAGATCATGGCTCATATTCTGATAAAATAGAAAGCAACAAGCTTAACTTCCTAATTGGAATGATTTCCGTCCCTAATTAGATGGTAAAAATAGATTAGTTGGCTCCTTTATTGATATTCTCACCACTTACCAGAATCGAAGAAGAGACGCACAAGTATGAGATAGTATATGAGGTTTTCTATTTGGACGGAGTGAAAGCGCACTGATTCTTAGATAATCCTTGTAGGGTATGAGACAGAAATTCGATCTCGCAAGCATCAAACGTAGCATTTGTAAGAGGAAATATCCGTAAAATGGAGATATACTTGCATCGAATATAGTATCTGCAGAAGGAAAGTATCAGTTAAAATGTCAACATTTTTTTCTAGAGGGCTTGTTTAATTGGCAGGCGATGGCTAGAAGTTTAAGACCACATGCTCAGAATCGAAGAAGAGACgcacacaaaaacaaaataagCAGCATTAGCTACTAGTTTCTTCACCGAGATCAGAAATACTCCCTATAACAAATAGTATGCTGGCTTCGTTTGTGTTCCTCTAGCGCGTACTTGACGGGGGCGGCCCCGATGGCTTTTTGGGGGGCGGGTGCGAAAATGAGCTCGCACCGGCGCGCCCAAACAACGCCGGCcaattttcgagcccaatagaatcaccGGTAACCCCGTGCCGGCTCCTTcgtcaagggcgcgaatcgggcgcgccggcgcctcgcgaggcTGAAAATTTTGGGCGTGCGAGCCGCCTGTCAGCCACACAAACCAAAAGTCGACGCCcgtggggagtggcggggccgacgcgtcagcggctcattcaattttaacctaaccgtcgcctacctcgcgacgggagTTACTGGGGCGCAGCGGCGGTGTAGTTTCCGCAGACGCGCAGCGAACCGTCCCGTCGCGCGCGCCTTGCTCTTCGTGcgccgttaatgagcgccaccgttcccccgcccccccccccccccgctcccccgcctcccttcggcctataaaaagggtcgcctctcatcgtccctctcacacacaaaccctagcgcctctcgccccaaccctagccgccaccatctgaagagacgacgccatgtctggtcaaggccgaggtcgcggccgtggtcgtggccgcggcagagctgcacgcacgccgtcgcctgcgacgccatcgtcttcatcgtcggacatGGACGATGAGGGCCCCGTGCtgctcgagttcgtcctcgtcctcaagggcgacccacacggcatccagaggctgtcggacaccttcgccgacttcatcgccggcgacgagcgccccggctcgctgcatctgcgggaggctgtctGCGGCTTCTGTCGATGGATcgtggacgtgatctacgacgctcgcggcaagatgtacctccacatcggctgggagaagttcgcgcgctaccaccgcctccaagccggcttcgtgctcatgttctcctactttggcgagAGGGACATgaccgtcaaggtgttcgacgagatgCGTTGCCGCCGCCACTACCACGGTGACAacaccgaggaggacgacgactgagtgttgtttcttcgcagcgaatatcggctcgcatgtttttggatgttcttcctcgaaagaaccaacaggggcaacctcaccagctggattttccagtttgggtgactgggtgtgccctcgagtgtttttttcttggcagcgaacacacgaaacgtGCGATGACCGATCTAGTTAGGTTTAAtttttttgcaatgttttatatttgtgtcaaccatggttcaaactatgtattagtttatggaaaatcatgttccaaactatatcttcgtgtaaaccacgttcccaattatgtattagtttgtggaatggaatgttttttatttgattttctatGCATTTATTTATAATTTTAATTTAAAACATCTAACGGGGCCACCGTTTTGGGGGCACCGATGTGGGAACagctcccccaaatagaggatgttgtgccggcgTCCCCAAACAGAGGTGCCGGCGGCACCTATTTGGGGGCTGCCGGTGAAGATGCTCTATGACAGGTGGTATTTCATTGGTGACAACGCTCTATGACAGGTGGTATTTCATTGGTGACAACGGTTCCATTAGTCTGACGAGGTTGGCATCGTCTTATCCAACCTCTTCTGCTTGTCAGTTAGCTTCTGAGTCTCTTGGGACCAACTCCTAATATTCAAGAGTACGATGGCTCACCTCTTTGTATCCGTACCCGTTGCAGGTAATCCTCCCTCAAAGGTTATCAGTATCTCCAAAAACAAACTATAACCGTTGGGTTTGTGTATTCTTGTCGGTACTATGCTGCCCCTAGGAATCATGTGATTTCTACATGGCATGTCATACTAGTGTCCAGTACGCACTTTCTTCGTGCCCTCTCCAAACCAGTAACAAGTactaatccccccccccccccggcgcaAATCCACAATTTGTACCATCAGCATAGCTGGAAACGTGCAGGGTCTTCTCTGGGTTAGTTCTAATCGTTTCCCTAGTTTACTTATCAATTTGCTTCTTACTTATGGTTTATGCATGCCAGCTAATGCTCtctgtttctttttttcttttgaataTCCTCTTAGTTCTCAAAATCTGAAAGTCTGTTTGCTATTGTCAGTTTATCACCACTTCAGCTTTCTGGATCATACCTTGAGTATGCCAACAAAAATACATGTCTTGAAATTTCCCTCGAAAAAAGTATTACATGTCTTCAATTTTGTAGCTGCATAGGCATGTTCATTCCAGATTCATGCATAAATCAAGAACTAAGCTTGCATGTCGTTTTACGTGTCGAATTTGCTATTCCTTAGTTGTTTCAAAAGTTTTATTTCAAAGCTAAGGAAGATACGCATAAAAAATGCACAATTGCTCATTTCTAACTATGAATTTATCAATCCACTTAGGAAAAGAGGGTGGCATGTGCACTGGGCATGTGTATCGAGCATGATGCAAATATTGTACGCTAACTGTTGTATCTTCTCCTATTTTTTATCGGCTTTCCGTAATGTTGGTAGGAGTACTAATAGGACTAAAAATCGATAACCTTTTCTAAATTTCAATTATTTTGTAGTGTGTGCATTCGGAAAATAAAGATGAACGGCGACTACTGTAGTTCAAGTTCCAGACCACACAAACTGCCGTTACACTATTTAATGAAGATTACAAACAACTTCTCTGAGGTACTTGGCACAGGTGGTGTCGGTGTGGTATATAAGGTAAGCTTATAGTTGTGTTGAAATCATAGTTGGTCCAAAATCTTATACATTACATACATAACTTTAACAGGGAGTGCAATCAGATGGGGTAATAGTTGCTGTGAAGAAGCTTTTGCACTCAATGCCAAACTCACTGGAACAATTTGAGAACGAGATTGATCTTCTTATGAGACTTGAACATCCTAATATAGTGCGATTAATAGGCTACTGCTACAATATACAAAAACAACATGTGCCTTACAAGGGGGAACACGTTTTTGCCGAGGAGAGTGAAATTTTACTATGCCTGGAGTATATGCCTAACGGAAGTCTAGACAGGTTTCTCTCAGGTATGGGTATGACAATTCAATGTGTGCTGTTTCTGTATTTTTCATCTTCTTTATTCTATATTTTTTATGAACGAGAAAGGAGAAAATGCCATATAATATAGGAATCCTTCAGTACATTATGTAGAACACATCGATGATAGGCTTTCAGGCAACATTTGACAATTCTTTCCTTTTGGTTAAAGATCCAGATTCCCGAGTTGATTGGCACACACGCTACAAAATAATTGAGGGAATCTGCAATGGCTTAGAGCACCTTCACGAGCAAACTGATGGGCCTATCATTCACTTGGACCTGAAACCAGCTAACATATTGCTAAGTGATGCTTTTGTGCCCAAAATTACAGACTTTGGTCTGTCACGGCTGCTTGATCCACGGGAAACTATGTGCACTATGATGGTGAGGGGAACATTGTAAGTGAAATGCTGCATGACTTTCCATTGATTATTAGTTCCCTTAACACTACAAAACTTACGCACTCATGTTGTGGCAGAGGATACATGCCACCAGAGTTCATTCAAGGTATACTCACATCTAAATCAGACATATTTAGTTTGGGTGTAATAATAATGGAGGTAGTAACGGGACAAAGGAATTATCTAGAGGATGCTACTATTTCTTCCGAGGAGTTCATCGAGCTTGTATGTGAAATCTTTTTCATTTCTCAAGATAGATGCCTTTTCCTAGAGACTATCATGTTACATTATACTATTTATTGCTAACAATTATGTTCCGATTTCACAGGAACTTCAAAAATGGAGAAATATGTTGCAGCAAGCACCAGGGTATACAATGCAAGAGATAGATTGCCCACAAATAAAGAGATGCATTGAAATAGGTATAATCTGCATGAATCCCTTACGGGCAGAAAGGCCTACAATAACTAAAGTCATCAAGATGCTTCGAGGACAGGACGATACTGACGGTGATGTTAGCAATGATGTAATGTCATCGGCATTCCAGGTACGATCACGTAAATGGTGCGCCTACTTTCCCCCTAAATGATGAAAACATTGCTCCTCCAGTCTCCGACCCGTTGTAGTAactatgttttttttttctttcaaaacACATAAACCAAATCACATGTACGGACTTGCGTGCTAACAAGTCATCCAATTAATTTTGCAGAACAAATATATAGGTGTTGTGAATGGGCAACTAGTATTCGAGGGGGTCAAAGGTCAATACATGTACATGTGTGTAAAGTGCAGGAAACCCCTTATAGAGTGGGGATATACAGAAAAGGAGACTATACATCTCTAACACCCCCCTTAAACTCATGATGGatcaacaacactgagtttggagaggaaGAAGCTACGTTGTGCTGTAGTCTGCGTCTTTGTGAAGAAGTCTGCCGGTTGTAACTCTGAAGGCACATACTGAAGAGCGAGAATCTAATCCTACACAGCAGCATGCACAAAGGAGGCACATATGTGCTTGGTGAGCTCATGCTTCACCGGGTCACGCACAATGATGATAGCGCCAGTACTGTGAGACAACAGGAAACACTAAAATCCGCCAGTAACCaacgtaaccaagtcacctctaTCGTCAAAAGATCCATTGTTCGCAACTCGGCCTCAACACTCGATCAGGAGACTGTGGTCTGTTTCTTGGTCTTCCAAACAATGAGAGAACCACCAAGAAAAACACATTAGGCAGAAAGAGACCGGCGATCCGATGGATCACTAGCCCACGTAGCATCTGAGTAGGCCTGGAGCTGTAAGGAGATGGAACAAGGAAAGAAAAAGGCCCGAGAGATGGTGCCGCAAAGAtagcggaggagacggaggaggtGACTGTAGTGTATTGTGGTGGGAGCAGACATGAACGACTCAGAATATGGACAGGATAGGAGATGCTAGGACGGGTGACAACAAGGTAGACAACGCTCCCAACCAAGTGACGGTAGCGCCTCGGGTCCGATAGAGGATCATCATTAGTGGCACAGAGATGCACATTGAGCTCCATAGGAGTCTTGACAGTGCGCTCATTTCCAAGAGCGGCACGAGTGAGGAGGTCCTGAATATACTTCTCCTGGGAGATATAAAAGCCATCGGAGGTAGAGAAAAACCTCAATCCCAAGGaagtagcgaagaggaccaaggtcACTCATGAGGAACTGCTCACGAAGACgggccttgacaaaggcaatgtACTCGAGTCGTCACCAGTGATGATCATGTCATCG
It includes:
- the LOC127315343 gene encoding cysteine-rich receptor-like protein kinase 44, whose product is MNGDYCSSSSRPHKLPLHYLMKITNNFSEVLGTGGVGVVYKGVQSDGVIVAVKKLLHSMPNSLEQFENEIDLLMRLEHPNIVRLIGYCYNIQKQHVPYKGEHVFAEESEILLCLEYMPNGSLDRFLSDPDSRVDWHTRYKIIEGICNGLEHLHEQTDGPIIHLDLKPANILLSDAFVPKITDFGLSRLLDPRETMCTMMVRGTLGYMPPEFIQGILTSKSDIFSLGVIIMEVVTGQRNYLEDATISSEEFIELELQKWRNMLQQAPGYTMQEIDCPQIKRCIEIGIICMNPLRAERPTITKVIKMLRGQDDTDGDVSNDVMSSAFQIRSGPTELLYIYPNELSFSLEPGRRNRNIRCLVRLMNVTDKCVAFHFKATRASNNYCIEPADGFMWPFATTNVVVTMEELGELLPSDLQCNDEFLVQSIVVKEHRVTSEHIPEDKFNMMPSNKVHRVNLSIVHVPPNQATSQEQVQHSEARLDALQSEGPQKVCFSKWSGAASGLTSSNQLKQYNSKVIDI